Below is a genomic region from Equus caballus isolate H_3958 breed thoroughbred chromosome X, TB-T2T, whole genome shotgun sequence.
GCTTGTGTGTTCTCTTCTTTCCTATATCCTATCCCCAGACCCTTCCAGAGACACAGAAGGCTCATCACTGTTCCCCCTACTCCCTCTGCCGCCCAGGTGAGGATCTGTGGATTTGGGTGGGAGGAAGACAGATGGCCTGTAGCCCATTGCAGGAACGTCTTGTCGCTGAGATCTGTTGTGGACTGGTAAAGAAATCATCACCCTTCCAGgaccacacccccccccccagatcCACCAGCAACCTAGCCTCTAGCTGCAGGTTTAGCTGTCCAAGAGGGTTTTATGAGGGGTCAGCCCTCCAACCAGTCCAACCTACAGGATTGGGGATAAACTGTTAGCCTCAGGGATCTGCTGATGATTTATTTCTCTTGTAAAATGAAGTGGGGGTTAAATAAGGGTATTGGGTTTGCCAGTTTCAGCCactagagacttttttttttcctgaagaatggACGAAACAccgtgtgtgtggtgggaggtgggggggggagggggcagcacaGTGGggcttcttttaatatttaggTGCTTCAGGGAGAAGCAAACCATTCCATCTGTATTCCCCTATCCCACTGAAACTGGTGCTTGGAGTTGGGGGGTGAGATCAGTCCATCAGTCACCAGCACTGTCATCAGCGTTGCCAGAGAGGTCGAGGACAGACATCATGGTATCAGACAGCTTGCTGGCAAGTTTATCTGCAGATGGAGAAATACAGGCAGTCACTTGGGTGGCTAGCTTGCCAAAAGGAAGCCTGCAGGAGTTAGCCTACATCTATCCTTGGCCTGCACCAAACTCCGAAACTGGCTCATTTACCTCTCAACACTACACAAAACAACTGGTGGGCTGCTGGCAGCCACTGCTCAACCTCACAGGTAGAACCATTGTCTACCTGTGAAATGATCACCCCTACGTAGCTTCTATCTCAGAGTGTCAGATTCACTGGGATCCAAGTATTTTTATCCCTTCCTAGTATCAAAACAGCAAGTTTTTTTTTACCGTGTTGAACTTAGCATTCTGCCAGTACCCTCAAAGCACTCACAGCAAAGAGGCAGCATGACTGTAAGAGCTTTGCGCCTGAAAGCTCACCTCCCATTCCTCGAGGCACACTGAGGAATAGTTATGTTCCTCAAGATTCccctcaaacatcacctcctccaggaagccttctctgatcaccCCTACTCCACCACCATCTCCAGGCTGAGTTAGGTTCCCTCACTATGCTTTCTGTGTCTTCAGCGTGCTGacaatgtctgttttcttctctcctctccactctCCAATAAGACCAGGACTTCACGAGCAATTCATCTGTGGATTCCCAGGAGTCAGGGTGGAATCAGGCCAACAGTGAATGGTTATAAACACAGCCTAATTGAAAGAACTGGGCCAATGGAGTCAATCAATCCTAGGTTTGCATTTTGTCTCCATCAAATATTAATTGTCTTACCTTGAGTGTgtcacttaacatctctgggcctcagtttcctcagttacCAAATGAGGATAAGACTTTCACAATAAGTTAGCGAAGATTAGTATGCCATGAAGACCTAAATGGGCCAGCCACACAACGGACCACCATAAAAATGGAGGAAGTTCTTTTGTGAATTGACATGGAAATATCCCCAATACATagtgaatggaaaaataatgtGGCAAAACTGTACGTTCAGTAGATTGGCATTTgtatagaaaaagagaacaaagaatataTAGGTATTTGCCTGTGTTCCTATCTCAGGAATGAGATATAAGAAATTAACTAGTTGCCTATCGGGGGAGGCCTGGATGACTAGGGGATGGGTAGGAGAGAGACATTTTACTATATATCCTTTTGTACCTTGAGTGTATTGCCTAGTGATAAAGTAAACGTTATATATAGCCAGTAAGGTTCCTAACACATAGAAAGCAGCTGATAAATAAATGGTGTCTATTTGATATATAGGCTAGGCCAGcagttctccaagtgtggtccccagaggaGCAACATCAACATCAACTGGGAAACAGTTAGAAACACAAATTAGCAGGCCCCACAGCCAACCTACTCAATTAGAAACTCTGGCGGTGGGTCCCAGAAATCTGTTTTAAGAACCTTCCAGGCAATTCTAATATAAGCTaaggtttgagaaccattgtGCTAGTAGGTGAGCCTCCTAACCCACCCCTGCCCTCTAACCCTGGTCTGGGGCTGGATACATGGAGATACTCATTCAGGAGCCCCTAAATCAAGGCCCCAGATGGGCTCTTTATGGAGCACAGGGGGGTGGTCAGGTGCCCCCACCTGTACGCTTCTGCATCTTCTTCTTATTCTTCAGGGCAGATGCCAGAGCCTGGCCCTGCTGCAGTGGGTCCGTCTCCATGATCCTCTGCAGCATTGGGCGGCGGTCTACTGGGCAGACGTCCACTGTGCTATCGTTCCTGGGGCGGTGGTCCACATTGCGCTTAGCCCACCCCATCTGATGACGGTTTGGATTGGTGCAATACCCAGTGAGATCTCCaatctggggagagagaggataACAGTGAGGTCTGGGTCCCCAGAGTACCTCCAAAGACTTctgcagaggaggcagggacaagCTTAGGTAAGAACAGGGAGCCTGGAGCCATGCAGAACTAAGCTCTAAGTTTGGCTCCGCCACAAATTAGGTGCTTAGCTAAGCTCTCAGTCACAGTttgctcctctgtgaaatgggagtggACAATGGGTAGCTTGCATGGcttttataagaataaaatgaaaaagcagagtTACCTGATCAACGACAACTGGTATTACAATGATTCTTTGCTCCAGTGACCCTTCAAGGTCTTACtcaatttgacaaatattttctgacaACTATTTTGTGCCCAGCTCTGTGTGGGGAAATGCTAGAGAAATGAGTCAGATGCGGCCCCATCTTTGGGAAACAACTAGGCTAAAGAAGATACAATCAACCATACCACAAGTCAGAGTGCAGTAAGTGCCCACCAGAGAGACGCAGCATAAGTGGCAGACGTTAAGAGGATGGTCGTGGTCAACACAGTTCTATTGATGGGAAGGTCATTCCTGAGTGAAAATTGGAAAAACACAGAGCATACCTGGGAACCCAAAACAGTGTCTGTTTGGCTGGAGTGGAAGGTAGATGTGGGTAGTAAAAGTTGGTATTGACAGAAAGCTCACTATGTGCAAGGTACCATTCTAAGCACATACATATATGcgtatgtatacatatttagGTATATGTATACAGGTACACATGCAtatgtattaactcacttaatccttgcAACAATGCTATGACAAACAAGgcacctaaggtcacacagctagtaagcagtgGAATAAATTAGAACCCAAGCAGACAGGCTTATATATGTATGACCACCTGCTACACTATAGTGGGGAAAAGGCAAGGCTACCACACTATACAACTCTGGGGTTGCAGGGGGGCACCATTCACAATATAGCACACCAAAATGGTATCTCCCACACTTGTGCAATGGAGTGACCCTGCTCAGGGCCCTGAACCTGAGTCTGGAACTCGTAGTGTAAGTGGAGAACTACTACAGGTCCCTGAGGAAAAATGGTAGGTTCTGGGGCTTATGGACTCAGTGAGAAATATTATCAGGGGATAGCCTTAAATATACAACTTGACAGTGATTTTCCTGTAAGCACCAGGGGAACCTTTGAAACTATGTAAGGATGGGAATGGTGTGATTCCTGACACTGCCCCAGTGCAGGTCTCATCGTCTCTTACAGAGTACACGTGACAGTTTCCTTCCTGGACTCCCTGCCTCCCCCCGGCCCCTTTCTTTCTAACCTGATTTTTGCCCCAGCCACCAGTGATAGTTCTAATACACAAACCTGACCATGTTGCTTCCCTGCTTAAGAAACCCTCCCAGATAAGAACAATCTACAAGATGTATTCCTAAGTGAAACAAGCAAAGTGCAGAACAATATGAATAGCATGCTACTATTTGAATTAAAATAGATCTCTGTATCTGCTTGtaggtatatatatgtgtgtataaagaTGGAATAGTTCTGAAAGGATGCTCAAGTCTGCTAATAGTGACAGCCTCCAAGGAGGGGACAGGGTGGTCGGGAGATAGAAGCAAGACAGAGACTTACTTTTCACTGTATACCCTTTagtgacttttaaattttatacatgtattacctagtcaaaaaataaataaaaagaaaaaatattttaaataaacaaaatggaaaaaaaagtaaaaccctTTGGAAAAACCGATCAACTTTCAGTGTTTTCCTACTACCCATGGTTGAAACTCAAACTCAAGGCCTTCTGTGATCTGATTCCAGGTtcatctttcctctcttccactcccACTCCAGCCACCCTACACCACTAACAATTTCCCCAAAACACCACGCTCTCTTTTTGAGCCTTGCCATGAGCACAGGCTGCGCCCTCCCCCACGGGCTGCTGCCCTCCTTGTCCAGAGAATTTGTCAGCCTTCAAGAGATGGCACAAGCATCAAGGCCTCTAGGAAGACTTCCCTGACCCACAAGTAGTAAAGGTCAGAGCCCTTAGATCTATGCTTTCccaacctctgcctccacccCTAGCTTATATGTATCCTACCATAGCGCAGATGTCTGTGTCTGAAACCCACTAAACTGTGACCTCCTGAAGGGCAGAGATGGGGGGACTGGCAGAAGAGGAGGCTGAAAAAGCCTGCAACATGGCATATCGACTTGATCCTGTAGGTGCTGGGGAGTCATGAAAGGGGAGGTGACATGGTCAGATCAGGAAATTAGAAACCATGGGACACATGTCCAGGTAAGAGAGGATAGGAAGCTTAGACTAGGCTTATAGGAATAGTAAGGACAGAAAGAAGCCAACAGCTTCTCAAGAGATTTaggagggagaagccaggggACTAGGTGCTGACTATTATGGGATACTGGATActagataaagggaaggaagagtCAGGGATACTTACGTTTGCAACCTGAACAACTGGGGGGCTAGACAGGGATACCTGTTCTCTGGGCTGGAGTCGGGCTAGGAAAGCTGCTTGATTGAGACAGCATGCCTCGTCCTTGGACCTGCCAGTGCTTGGCAAATGACACACCCAGCCAGGCACCCAGGGAGCCCAGAGGGAGTGAGTGAACAATCCATGTCTCCCTACCATTATAGGCAGACCTCGCAGGAGCCAGGCAGAAGGGAGTGACCACTTCCCAGAGCCCTGGGTAAGCAAGAGTTGCCATGAAGAAACGGGACAGGTACCTTATACACGGTGGTTTTATTTTCCATGGCATCTGCTATTTTCATCATCGGAGAATGGAGCCACTTGATCTCCATTTCGCGCGGGTCCACGTCACCCAACAGCTCATCAGATTCTCCAGTGGCCAAGCCTTTAACACAACCAACACCACTGTCAGAGCCCTGGCTTTTCCTTGATGCCAGCCCCCTGGTCAGGCCTCAGTGGAAAAGATATGTGGATGCTGCCCAGAGGAGTTGGGAAGGACAGTTCTTTCATTCCTGCTGAGAGGCCATATGACAAAGGATTAAAGGCCTGGGTTTTGTAGTAGGGTACTCGCCTGATGGAGCTGATcttggaacctcagtttcctcatctggaaaatgagaatgCCATAAGCCCTATGACACAGGGGTGCTGTGAGTCATAGCAGAGGATTCCTGAAATGCACTGGCCCAAGACACTGTTCTGTAAATGGTAGCAACTGGGATTCCCTCTCCAGGACcaggcctctctccccctccctctggccccttgCCTGGAGCTGACCTCCACTGCAAACCACAAATGTGCCCATTGCCCTAGGCCCATACTACCCTCACACCTGTTTCTAAACTttgccctcagcccctcccctgggCCTCTAATCTCTACTCACTCTTCAAGGTCCAACACTAGGGCCAACTCCTCCAGGAAACTCTCACCATTAACCTCTCCCTCTTCTCAATTTCCCAGAACTCAATCTTTTTCCAAAGTGCATGCTCAGTGATAGAGCCTCTCTTGCCTTCACATCCAGCCAGGGTCAAGCATCACCATAAGAACATGAGCTCTAATTCCTCCCAATTGCCCACTtgagagaagaggaaagtaaAGTTCAGAAAGgggaatgacttgcccaaagccataTGGGGAATAAACTCTGAAGTGAGCAAGTCCTCTAGTCCTCATTTGTGATCTAAGGACACTAAAAGGCCCAGAGGAGGAAAGCTACTGGCCATCAAGAGAAACATAAAAACTGGAAGCCAGTCCAGCTAGGGCTTTCTCCATTATTCTAGAGTGCCCACAGACAGGCCCAGAGAGCACCAGGCACCCTTCTAGGGTAGgatagagaaggaaggaggagccaTAAGCCAGGGCTGCAGAATGGTAGTATCTGAAGAGATACTCCTACAGGAGTTTCTGAAAGACACACCTCTGTACCCCAGCAAATAATCACcttaataacagctaatatttaccAAGCAtgtactatatgccaggcactgttctaagtggtTTTACATATTAAACAAGTCTTCACAATTATCTTATCAGGTGGGTGCTAGTgtctccgttttacagatgatgtCATTGAGACATggaaaagttaagcaacttgtGCAGCATCATACAGCTAACAAGAAACAAaacttggatttgaatccaggcagtccATTCCCACTCAGCTACTCTGAACTGGGTAAATCTTTGACAACAGGGCAGAAGAACTGGTTTGAATGCCACCTCTGCCTGCCACTGACCATGCGCCATTTGGCAAATATCATCTTTCTGTCACTCAGATGCCTCACTCGCCAATGGGGGTGAGAATAAAATCTAGGAGCGGACATGCAATGGCTGAGACAAAGCTTAGGGCAACATGAGACAAGGGGTTTTTGAGAGGAGTGTCTCAGTCCACTCCAGGTCCCAAGAGATGGGGAAAGGAACCTCACATTTCCTGAGCATCTCACTGTGTACCAGGTACTTTGCTGATTTTTTCCTATTGACCAAGAGCCCACAACCACCTCCATGGCCCAGATTAGAATTCTCCACCTTGTGGGAGAAGACACTATGCTTAGAGCTGGTTAAACAATTTTGCAAAAGCCAGAGTAGGGTCAGGGCAGGAGGAGGTCAAATGTGAGATTTGGTGTCAGGTCTGTGTGGCTTCACCAGGGCAAGACAAAGTGCTGGGCAGGCCAGTCCACTCACCACCACTTACATTCCATGGTGTCTTCGTTGGCCTGCTCAGTATCCTCAATGTCAAAGACCTCAGTCATTTCCTTAACGATCTCAGCACTGAGATGGGCAGGTAGAGTGTGGGTGGCAGGTGGAAGTGTATAGAAGCTGATCTTCCCGCTGCATTGGGAGGCGGGAGGAAATTGGTGGTGATGTCATCAAGAGAACAAATGACCAAAGAGAAGATGAGTTGCCAAATCAGAAACAGTGAGGGACAACAAGCAAACCCAGACAGTGGCTCCTGAACAAGAGGCTGAGCTGCTGGATAATCGCTGGCCATAAATTCCCGAGCAGGACATGACCTGGCGCCTTGGCCTTCCCTGTCCTGGGACCCAGGAAGTCAGGCTGCCCCCaccgctgcaatgaacatagatgaGCCCCTTGGTGGAACCTGACTCCCAGAGGGCCTCACCCTTACCTCTAGTCCCCTCCTCACCTCACCCAGTCAGCCAGGACAGCTTTGGCCGCCTGCTCCTGACTGTATAtgcctcccttcttcttcttccccaagcGGTGGGCCACTGCAGTCAGAAAGTGCTCAGTGGTCTGGAACCCAGAGACACCGTAATAGTTGGAAATCTGgtaaagggaggaaaagaaatcatGAGGAAGAATGAAGGGCCCTTGGAGTGGGGTAGGGCATGAGCAAGAGCCCTGCGTACCTCCTCCAAGTTACAGCGCTGCAAGATGGTCTCCACCGGGGTCACGGGGTCTCCCAACTTCTGCACATGGATGCAGTTGCGCAGGATGGTGCCCACCTCTGAGTTGGGTCCTGGAACAATGCCTGGGGCATCCAGCAGCCTGATGAACTTGTCCAGGTAGACCTCCTGCATAAacctggggtgggagagaggagatgACAGAGGACACTGACAAGCCCAGGTGTGTCTGGCATCCTCTAGGCCCCAGTCACACAGTTGAGAGAAGCGGTGAGGGGCAGATTGCGTACAGATGAAGGTGGAGCGATGTGGGGCCGGGGGCTGTGGAGCCCTACCGACCTGGAACTGATTCTAGTCTAGCCTCTGCCATTGGGAACTGAGCTGCAGGACTATGGGCAAGCTTCTGACTCTCTGAGGCTCAGCTGCTTCATCTAGGAAGCAGAGCTGTGTATTCGTAGCCCAGTCTTACACATCTGCTAGGAGGCTTCAAGGAGCTAAGAGGGAAGCACCCAGCTAGGAGCCTGGCCCACACCTAGTGTGTGTCAGGTAAACAAAGGCTGTTAGTGAGATTACCACACCCAGGGAAGAATCAGAGGCTGGTCTAAGATAAGGAAAGGGACAGGGGCTGAAGGCATGGGAGTTGGGTGAATGGTAGGGTCAAGGAGCTGTGGAGTGGGGGAACAGGCAGGTGCTTACTTGGTGACCCCAGGAACAGCTCCCACACTGCACGCACGGCTGCGCTTCAGGCTATTGATCAGGCTGCTCTTTCCAACATTGGGAAGGCCTACAGAGGAGCAGCAGATGGGTCAGGGCAGGAAGGGCCCTCAGGAACATTTGGGCCAGCCTGTATGTGAGTGGCCCATGCAGGGGCAGTGACCAGGACACAGGAAAGCCAAAAAGAGAGCCAGGCCTCCTGCCTTACCACCCCAGGCCCTGACCAAgccctcacatggcctttctagCCCTCTCCTCCATTTGTGAGCATATTGACTAGACAAGGCCCTCATTCTAGATATGACACTCACCTCCCACCTACAACCAGCCTGAGAAAGGTGCTCAATGCAAGGCCTCTGTGACATGATCTAACAGAAGGTAGACATTTGCAAGTGTCTGTGAAAGAGAAAACCATCTCCCCTGGTGTGTAATTCACCTGGCCAGGGGGCTTAACTCCAGATGCTAGTCTCTGAGCAGCTGTCTGCTTGTGGTGTGGTATTTTTCTGTTTGGGCATCTGTGAGTACCTCTCAGTATGAGAATTTCCTTGTGTGTTTCTCCCTGAGTCTCTCATTCCCaccattctctttctctgtgggcTAGAATTTACACGTATATCACTTTCATGGATGTGCCTGGGTGTGTGTACGTACCCCTCGTGCGTGGAAGGTACATGTACAcctctttttctctgtgtctcttggtctcttggtttttctcattctaaatatcattgctttttccatttttgtctttctttcctacTCACGTTTTCTCTACCGCATCTTTCCTTCTCTACGTATCTCTATAAGCATCTTTCTCTGCCGGTTTGTCTCACTGTCTCTCATTCTGGCCATTGTCTTCTCTCTGATTCTCCCCACCCTGCCAATTCGGCCTCTTTGTAATTCCCTCTACGCCAACTCATCTCATTCTCTACGTGTTCCTTCTTTCTGTGggcttgtctctctctctatatatgccCCTCCACACCTGTTTCactgtgtctctttttctctctccctgtctatGCCTCCCTaactctcttctctgtctccatttctctctatatatctatctgtCTCATCATAGACACATCTGTGTATTTGTCTCTCTCCGTGACTCTGGGTGTGTGACTGTGTTTGAGGGTTGAGTGTACCTAGGCACACGTGTCTCTCTGTGGCTCTATTTGCTTGGGGAGAGCAGAGTTGGGGTGAGTGGGAAGGGTGAGGTGGGAAGGACTTGGTCTGCAGGTGTTTTGCCTCTGGATCTGTACATGTGCTTGTGGATCTGTATGTGTGCATAggactgtgtgtgtgttcctgtgtCTACATCTTGGCTCTGGCCTCGTTCTATGTGcttctctctgagtctgtttctctatccctgtgtttgtctctctctcgTTCTTTCTTTGGACATGCACATCTGCCTCTCTACATACCTGGGGTATTTCTAGCCCTCTTATGTCTCTCTCTGCAGGTCTCTGTGCACAAGTCTGTCTCTATGTCCTTTCtggtatttcctttttttttttaattgagttattgataggttacaatcttgtgaaatttcagttgtacattaatgtttgtcagtcatgttgtaggtgcatcacttcaccctttgtgcccaccccacctttcccctggtatccactaaactgttcttggcccataattttaaattcctcatatgagtggagtcatacacagattatccttctttcgctggcttatttcacttaacataattctctcaaggtccatccatgttattgcaaatggaatgattttgttctgttttgcagctgagtagtattccattgtatatatgtaccacatcttctttatccattcatctgttgctggacacttaggttgcttccacgtctcggctattgtaaacagtgctgcaataaacattggggtgcataggacttttgggattgctgacttcaagctctttggataaatacccagcagtgggatggctggatcgtatggtagttctatttttaattttttgaggaatctccatactgttttccatagtggttgcaccagtttgcattcccacccttTCCGGTATTTCTTTGTGATCATATCTCCCTCTCCCTGCATGCTTCTGTGATTTAAttctgtcttccctttccactccCCACCAATCCGACCATTTGGCTCCCcagttctttttctgtgtctattcaAGTACACATATCTATACCTTTTTCTCAGTGTTTAGCTCTCTCTCCAATGTCTTTCTCTCTTGGCTTAACTTCCTCCCCCCAATGGTCTATCTCTGCCTCTCTCAATTTCCCTATTCCCTTCCCACCATCCTTCCCTCAGTGCCCTGGGTTCCAGAGAGGCCAAGGTTTGAGCCTCAGCTCTGTCTTCTCTCAAACAGGGCTGAGCCCCACAAGTCCcgttcccttctctgggcctcagtgttcttatctgtaaaagggagatgttcatccctccctcccacagctcTGGTAGGATGAGATGGTGTTAACTCAAAGCCCAGCCCTGTACATTTGGTCCATGGTTCTAACACTCAATGCACAGTGGTGATTCTGAGTATGCCTTCCCACATCCATCAATCCAAATTACCAATCACAAAACCCTTCCTGAACTGCTCCTCTCTTCCCCAGAAAGGTAATACAAAGTTCCCAGAATCCTTTTGCCAAATGAAGCCCCTGCCCAAGGAAGCAGCCTGGGCCCCATGACCTCCCCCAAGGCCTTACCCACAACGCCCACACGGATATGGGTGCGCACTTCGCCAAGGCGACAATAGTTCCCCAGAACTCTCATGAGGTTTTCAGCTCCAAAGCAGGCTTTGCTTTTCAGCAGTGACTCAGAGGCCTGCTCCACTGACACACTACGACGACTCTGGAAAATGAGGGGTATAACAGAAGAGGCATCAGGTAGGAGATGTGGTCTGGGCCGATTTCCAACTTTCAGGGAAACTTTCAGGGCCACCTCCTTGTAATCACCGAGATCCCCAACCTGAAGCAGAGGGCTTCTCACACAGGCCCTGAACACCTGCCATTTCCCTGCTCCCTTCAGAGACCCATGAGGCCTGTTTTTCCACTGCCTTTGCATCTCTAGTCTTCTCTGTCCCTGCCTTTGCTTGGACACAGGTGTCTCTTGCCTCCCTCAGCAGGGGCAGGATGGCATCCTGGCCTCTCAACAGGTGAGGtttgagttccagctctgcctctcacaGGCATGTGCCCAACAAATCctgcttcccttctctgggccttggtgcCCTCATCTGCACAATGGGGACATCTGCCCTCCCTGCCTgtggcaggaagagagagatgcCTGGCCCACATACAGCCTACCTTCCCTTGATTCCTCACACAGAACAAGCCCATTCCAGCCTCCATCTCCTTACTCCTAATGCCACCTCCTCTACTCAGaatgctcttcctcctcttcctccttccttacTTACCCACCACAGCACTGCAAAATAGGAAttaacctaaatatccatcaataagAAACAAGTTAAGGAGATACATCCTTAAAGTAGAATA
It encodes:
- the GNL3L gene encoding guanine nucleotide-binding protein-like 3-like protein isoform X2, with product MREKRQAAREQERHRRRTIESYCQDVLRRQEEFERKEEVLQELNMFPQLDDESTRKAYYKEFRKVVEYSDVILEVLDARDPLGCRCFQMEEAVLRAEGNKKLVLVLNKIDLVPKEVVEKWLDYLRNELPAVAFKASTQHQVKNLSRRSVSVEQASESLLKSKACFGAENLMRVLGNYCRLGEVRTHIRVGVVGLPNVGKSSLINSLKRSRACSVGAVPGVTKFMQEVYLDKFIRLLDAPGIVPGPNSEVGTILRNCIHVQKLGDPVTPVETILQRCNLEEISNYYGVSGFQTTEHFLTAVAHRLGKKKKGGIYSQEQAAKAVLADWVSGKISFYTLPPATHTLPAHLSAEIVKEMTEVFDIEDTEQANEDTMECLATGESDELLGDVDPREMEIKWLHSPMMKIADAMENKTTVYKIGDLTGYCTNPNRHQMGWAKRNVDHRPRNDSTVDVCPVDRRPMLQRIMETDPLQQGQALASALKNKKKMQKRTDKLASKLSDTMMSVLDLSGNADDSAGD
- the GNL3L gene encoding guanine nucleotide-binding protein-like 3-like protein isoform X1; protein product: MMKLRHKNKKPSKGSKGCKKPAKQNGKKAASRVASAPQFVHSNDRANWDTELKKKRVGEMREKRQAAREQERHRRRTIESYCQDVLRRQEEFERKEEVLQELNMFPQLDDESTRKAYYKEFRKVVEYSDVILEVLDARDPLGCRCFQMEEAVLRAEGNKKLVLVLNKIDLVPKEVVEKWLDYLRNELPAVAFKASTQHQVKNLSRRSVSVEQASESLLKSKACFGAENLMRVLGNYCRLGEVRTHIRVGVVGLPNVGKSSLINSLKRSRACSVGAVPGVTKFMQEVYLDKFIRLLDAPGIVPGPNSEVGTILRNCIHVQKLGDPVTPVETILQRCNLEEISNYYGVSGFQTTEHFLTAVAHRLGKKKKGGIYSQEQAAKAVLADWVSGKISFYTLPPATHTLPAHLSAEIVKEMTEVFDIEDTEQANEDTMECLATGESDELLGDVDPREMEIKWLHSPMMKIADAMENKTTVYKIGDLTGYCTNPNRHQMGWAKRNVDHRPRNDSTVDVCPVDRRPMLQRIMETDPLQQGQALASALKNKKKMQKRTDKLASKLSDTMMSVLDLSGNADDSAGD